Part of the Brassica oleracea var. oleracea cultivar TO1000 chromosome C8, BOL, whole genome shotgun sequence genome is shown below.
TCGGTTTTGTATCACATCATAGAACCCATAAAGTAATCATATATCATTCAGATTCGGGTTATATCGGATCGGTTCGGATATACCTGAAATAAAATCTAAAATTTAAAAGTAAAACATAAGAAATATATATTTATTTATATATAATTAAGTATTTAAGGTAGTTATTTAAAATTTAAATACTTATTGTTAGACAACATATCAAAATAAATATGAAATTGAATATTTGAAGTATATATTCATGTTTCATATAATTATATTGTATATTATTTTGGACATTCAGATCGGTTTCTTCGGATATTTTTTCGGATTTTTCGATTTTTTCGGTTTTTCGGGTTACCCGTTCGGGTTTGGTTAATAACACTTCGGGTTCGGATATGTTTTGTACCACCTTACAAGATCCATTCAGATAATTTTTACATTTCGGACCGGATATGGATCAGGTTTTTCGGTTCGGATTCGGTTCGGATTTCGGGTTACGGATATTACGCTCAGGCCTAACCAGAAGTAAATAGTTCATGGAAACTACACCCCAACATTTCTTGTGAATTGCCGAACCATTTTTGGCATACACTTATTGTCATTTTGAATGTTCCTACTTCTTTATGCTATAACTATATATTCCAATTTTGTTTTGTTTGCAATATTTCAGTAACAATTCTGTATTTTATTGTGGTCATTCTGACTTTTCAGCTCTAGAAAAGATTTGTTTTTGGTACTATATCAATATAAAGGTTTGTTTGGGCTTCGTTATATGTTTAAGGTTTTTCTTTCGTTTAATTTAGTTTTTTGTTTATATCCTCCACTCGAGTCAATCCTACACTAAATTGTGTGAAATAAAACACTCAACGAAGCATAATTGATAATGGTTTAATTTCATTGCATCAGCTAGTGAAAGAGAGAAAACCTACAAAGGGAACAACCTAGCTTAGAAAGCCAAGGCAAGAAGGCAAAGACATGAAATCGACCCACATCAATCAAGTTGTGGAGAAACAATTTGCCAATTCGCCATTAGACAAAGAGGAATAATAACTCTCCAACAATGTCATGTTATGTTTCACGTCTTGATAATGATAATCTTCATTGCAACCACCCAGGTTCTTTATTTCCCCATTTCCTTCGAGTCCCTTCTCTTGATACTCTTGTGGTAGGCTTACAAGCGCGGGACACTGCTCTTGAGCCAACATCACGCTTAGGTCGATCTGGCTTGTGCATTCTCCCAACAAGGCACAATCTGATGAAGACATGTTTACGAGAAACGAGGGGGATTCATTAGGTGAGGCAAGCCTTGGAAACTGAGGCTGTGTTTCTTGTGTGGCAAGAAAGAGATTAGTGAGGTGTTGATGGTCTAGACATGAAACAGGATTGAAAACGTTGGTGGTTTCCTCGTAGGAAGTGAAATCCAAGTAAGAGAATGGATTTATAGTGGCAACATGAGAAGTTGGACTAGTACTAGTTTTGGGAGTACTGCTCATATTCTCATGATGAAACTGGAAGTGAGAGCTAGTTTTGAGGATCTTGTCTGAAGAAAAGTGTGATGTGTTTGATAGCTTTTGGTCGGACGACATTGTGTCTATGCTTGTCTCTGATGGCAACGAGGAAACAAATGAGTGAGGCATAGCTCTTAGGGTCGTTGTGTTTGTCTTTTTGAAGATTCTGCATATAGCCCACGAATCCTGCAGAAATCCACATTATTTTGTATAAGTAACAAATATTAAGTTGTTTAATCTATAACAAAATAAGAGTCAAATCATTTCAAGCAAAAACATTTGCGGTATGTAATATGGTTTTTTTTTCATATATATATATATATATATATATATTGCAACATGTGTTTTCATATTTATAAGAAAAGATAATATATTGCACTTTTTATGTTTTGCGTTTGAGTTGAAATTTTAAGAAGATGTTTTGTAAAACCTCATTGTTATTAAAAAGGATTTTAGTAGGCACGAAAATGAGTTTTACATCAAAGGGAAAAGTTAGAAAAAAGAGTGACTCCAGAAAAATATAAAAACCATATATTCACATCTCTCGTATTTGTCTATAAATCAAACTTATAACTTCATTTGCTTTCTCAATGCAATACATAAATACATAGTTTAGTTCAACTCACTAGCTACTTTGAGAAACAAATGCACCAGATTCAAGACATAATATATTATTTACACATTGAAAATTTATTCTCAAAAGACTTCTAACCAAATCTTTCAATCTTAATAATTAAATATAGTACTCTTAGTCGTCTCCATAACTTTTTCTCTTTCCAAATAAATCAAATCTAGACAAATCATTGAGTTAATGTCAGCATGTATAGATGAAGTTAACGTGAGCTTACGTTTGGAGAGACAGGCGAATCAAAGAACCTCTTAGTAGAAGGAGATGGCACAGAGAGCGAAGGCATACGAAACTCATGCATCATCCAATCAGTCTTAACTCCTTTTGCAGCTCTGCCTTTGTAGAACACTAGTGACTTCTTTAAACCTATGCATTTGTTTCCTTCCGACGAGTATATAGGCCTGTCCGTTCCCGTGGCTTTCCAGAAACCGGCTCCAGTCACTCGGTTCGGCCTCGAACTGTTCCTATACTTCCTGTCCCTCGGACAATAAAAGTACCATTCTTTTTCACCCGTGGCAAACTCTACAATATTGATTCACAACAACAAAAATAACAAACAGATTTGCTTAGAAATTATTCCATTATATTATACGTAAACAAAGAATATGAGATATAGTATGAAAAATAAAAATTATATACTTGGAAGATCCCAGGGGTCGTATTTGTAGATATCGAGTTGTCGTATGAGTTCAATGGAGAGAGGATTGTGTTGAACCTTCCGCTTCAAGTAGAAGCTTACAAGCTCTTCGTCGGTTGGATGAAACCTAAACCCGGGCAACAATACTTCCTCCATTTTCTGATCACCATCGTTGTTTCTCTCTTCCATTTTTCCTTAAAACCCTAAAAACAAAAGGAGTTAGAGAAAGAAACCTAAACTGGAAAAATATTGACTCTGGTAGAGAAGTGGAAGTGAAGTGATTTAGCTTAAGGTGAAATCAATTTATGCTTCCTTGCGAGGGGTCTGAACCCGAAGGATCAGCCGCCATTTCAGCTGAGTTTTTTATTCCATTTTTTCTTTTTGAATTAATCTCCCAAGAAAGTTTGTTTGAATACTTCTTTGGTTTTACTTCAAGACAATTTAAAAAAAAATGGAGCTGAGGGAAAAGGTTATAAACACGAGGACAAGCGCAAGAAAAACAAATGAAAAAACGTAGTATTATACTTTATACAATCTGTATTTCTTACATATTACTATTACGTAAAATACGTATATATCAATACGTACAAATGAAATTAAACATTGTCATTACTTCAAGAATAATCAGCATCTCATGTAGTCATGTACGCATATACACACGCACGTACATGTAACGTAGACACACATGGACCACGACGTCAGGAAGTTCATGAAATTTTCGTCACCCCGTATTTATACTAGTGTGTGTTTGAATGTATGTAATTTATCAGTACTAGTTATGAACGAAGATGAAAAATTATTAAAGACCAATTAAGAACCGCTTTAATATTGTCGCTTCGGTTTGAAGTCTTTTAATTAATAAAAGGAAACAAGGGCCGATCGAGGCCAGCTGCCACTACAAAAAGATTCGAAATTAATTCAATCGTACTAATAAAAATATTACTAATCAATTGCCTTCAGGTTTCTAATTAAGACTAAACTGCGAATTTTTTAAAAATCTTTACAGTTTCTATTCCATTCCACATCACAGTTTCTATTCCCACTGACCAATGTCAGAAGATTACAAATAAAAACTTTTAGTTAAACTTAAAAAGATAGCTTAATGGGCTTATGTGGCCAATGCCCAATGGGATCAATGACATTACCTTAATTTACCGTTTCACCCTTTCATTCGATTTGACTAAATGTCTGAAAGATTCTGTTGGCTTTGACCTTTTTAGAAACTTCTGCGTTTAGGATTGTCCAACCGACAACTCTTATATTTTGACTCAAATCCTCTTAAGGAAAGACTTTATGAAATTAGTTGAAGGGGTCGACTTTTACGTATATTTTTAATTCAAGAATCTAACTTCACAAAGTTCATTATCGCAATATTTGCATATATTATTCAGTCGAAAAAAAAACATTTGCATATATTAAGATTTTTTTTTTTTGATCCGACGATCGTGGTCAACCGACTAATACCACGAAGTCCACGGCAGTCCACGTATTCTTGCGATTTAACGCTAGCCCGGATGGCCAGCGGGAATCGAACCCGGGACCGTATTTGGGCCGAAGCTCCCTCAAGTACCACTAGGCTAACTCCGCTAGTTCACTAGAGTAATTAGCTGTACGCAGAGTACCATCCCGTTTGCAACTATATATATTCAGCTAAAAATATATATATATCAAGGATTATCAAACTAAGAATGCTCTCACATTGGTGTTATTCAGAAGAATAAATCAAATACATTGGTTTATTCATTGACCTGTAAATTAAGTGTTATTCTTTTAATTCTATTGTTTGACATACCTTTTCATAAGCAATTTATCTTTGAGGTAAATTTCAACTGTATCTAAACTTCAACTGTGTGTCATCCTGAGTTCAGCAAAAAAAAAAAAAAAAACTTGTGTGTCATCCTGTCATTCTGAGTTTAGCAACAAAAAAAAAACTATGCCATCATGTAAGGCTGTAATATGGGTCGCTCCGGCATATGTGTATACTTATCGGCTTACTCCAATAGGCAATAGCTTCTAGTTGACGGAGACTACGGTGACTTTGATGAAGCGCAAAGAATAAATCTATTTATATATATGATTCACTCAGCCTGTAACTATATAAGATATTGTGTACTTTTGATTGAAATGTTGTGATGGGCAAAATGAATTATTTTCGGTAGAGTAAAAACATTGTCACTAAGTCCCTAGATATACGAGGGCCGATCAGATAGATGATAGGGTTTATAAACAAAAGTATTTAAACTAACATTTGTATTTCTAATTTTATCTTGAAGACGTTTCACAAAACTGAATGATAATTTAACGAAATCCGATTTTTAGATTTCACTAAGCCAGTTTACACTAATCCCAAGGCTAACATGCATCTACTAATATCGGCAGTAAGATGTAACTAATCCTCTACATCCACTCATTTGACCAAATTAACTACCTAAAAACTACACAATCACATTCTTTTTTATATAGTTTGCGCTGCACGTAGCAATCCTATTAGACTTAGTAAATTAAAATTGCTACAAGAAGTGAATTCAGTTAGGGTTTAAAATTTATGTTGTTAAAGTAAACACACGCACAATCCATATATATTTATACGTATGCTGGCATGCTGCCTCCATATAAACGTGTCTTCAAGAAACGATAAGCATCTCCAAAGTTCGAAGTAGGGGAAACTAAAATCGTAAAGGACTTCAGGAGTAATAATAAATCTTAATTAGTTCTGAAGTACTATAGTAAATGCAAAATAGGTTATAATATTACCGGGTACGCGGTTAATTAAACAGGTAACATTAACTAGATGTGTGTAGCATTTATATAACAAAAGTCAAATTTACTCGAATTTCTTGTTGGTTTTTGAAATACCGAATACCAAAGTATAGAATTTCTCAACCTTTTCTTGCTTTTGGTAAAATTCAATCTTAATTTATTTAATCATTCTTGTGTATGTACAAGTACCGTCAATTATCTTTTTTACTACACCGTCAAATGGAGTAGTAATTTATCGGTTTCCGGAAGTCTGGTCATATAATTTATTAGCTGCTAATTGACAAGGCAAATAGAATTTATATGAAATTGATGTTGATTACCTAGAACGGCACAGATTTATAATTAATATCACTACCAGTCTACCAGTAAAGTGGTGATTACTCACAGAAGGGATAAAATACAAAACGATGACTTCACGAAAGAGAATGAGTTTGATTTATGGAGATATAACGTAGATATGATATTTGTTGTTCTGTCCCTACTAGATGTATTTTTTTTGTAACTTAAGTCCCTACTAGATGTATTTGTCACTAATGAAACATATATTAGTTTTTCGCAACCATAGATGTAATAACTACATAGTCGATCCATATTAAGTTAAATGTTTTGGATTTTCGTATTGTTATACATATGCTTACAGTCTTTTCCATCAAACTAGTAGATTCAAGTCTTTAGTTTTATTTGTCGAATTTTATAGGTACCTTTTATTAAATCATTTAGCTCTGTATGAATATTTCTTAAGAAGTGATCCAATAATTATTCAAACAGGTTACTGACTAAGCGCATCACAGTTATTTTGGAACGTCAGATGCATTTTGTGAAGTGTCTCATACTGGAATGTTTACATTCAAAATTTCAAAACGGATACTAGATTGATAAATATATCTTACCCGCGCATAAAAAAAATACTTTTAGAAGTTCCAACAATGCGTTTTGACCTCAACAAACTAGGGCATCAACAAGGCAAAATATAAAAATATAACTTGTGAAAAACTGGAAAAATAGAAT
Proteins encoded:
- the LOC106311288 gene encoding protein FEZ-like, which encodes MAADPSGKMEERNNDGDQKMEEVLLPGFRFHPTDEELVSFYLKRKVQHNPLSIELIRQLDIYKYDPWDLPKFATGEKEWYFYCPRDRKYRNSSRPNRVTGAGFWKATGTDRPIYSSEGNKCIGLKKSLVFYKGRAAKGVKTDWMMHEFRMPSLSVPSPSTKRFFDSPVSPNDSWAICRIFKKTNTTTLRAMPHSFVSSLPSETSIDTMSSDQKLSNTSHFSSDKILKTSSHFQFHHENMSSTPKTSTSPTSHVATINPFSYLDFTSYEETTNVFNPVSCLDHQHLTNLFLATQETQPQFPRLASPNESPSFLVNMSSSDCALLGECTSQIDLSVMLAQEQCPALVSLPQEYQEKGLEGNGEIKNLGGCNEDYHYQDVKHNMTLLESYYSSLSNGELANCFSTT